Proteins from one Megalopta genalis isolate 19385.01 chromosome 1, iyMegGena1_principal, whole genome shotgun sequence genomic window:
- the LOC117217950 gene encoding syntaxin-1A: MVRDRMPELRACQTNSTSFGKRFIQDVHIQISQNRKLKEVLDEVDEIRGLIRLISENTIIVKDLYNNVLSHTNKDIQKELEVRTYSISQTSFRIQQKLKEMGKEIAPLDDLNLASIIDGPAHLRIKALQYTTMIKLFSDIMEEYNMCMLRYHEKCRLLLQQQKLLIRKQITSEELDALLESQDNNVFVDNILEDTRTTKQQLADIQSRHNDIVKLEKAITEVRDMFTEMAFLVEKQSEQLNSVEYFAGKTANNIDIGRTDLKKAEKRSHRHRKTKLKICLIISIIIIILLLIFIFL; this comes from the exons ATGGTTCGTGATCGAATGCCAGAACTACGTGCA TGTCAAACTAATAGCACTTCATTTGGTAAACGATTTATACAAGATGTACACATCCAAATATCCCAAAATAGGAAACTCAAGGAAGTTTTGGATGAA GTCGATGAAATTCGTGGACTGATTCGGCTAATAAGTGAGAACACGATTATTGTAAAGGATTTGTACAATAACGTGTTGTCACACACGAATAAAG ATATACAAAAAGAACTGGAAGTTCGAACGTACAGCATATCGCAAACATCGTTTCGTATACAACAAAAGCTAAAAG AGATGGGAAAAGAAATTGCTCCTCTCGATGATTTAAATTTGGCAAGTATAATTGATGGACCCGCGCATTTACGAATTAAAGCATTGCAGTATACAACGATGATAAAACTTTTCTCAGATATTATGGAAGAATATAACATGTGCATGTTGAGATACCATGAAAAATGCCGTTTACtgttacaacaacaaaaattattAA TCAGAAAGCAAATTACAAGCGAGGAACTGGATGCTTTACTTGAATCTCAAGATAATAATGTGTTTGTTGATAAT ATTTTAGAAGATACCAGAACTACTAAGCAACAATTAGCAGACATACAAAGTAGACATAATGACATAGTAAAGTTGGAAAAAGCTATTACGGAAGTTAGAGACATGTTTACTGAAATGGCATTTCTGGTTGAAAAACAG AGCGAACAATTGAATAGTGTGGAATATTTTGCTGGAAAAACTGCAAATAATATTGACATTGGTCGTACAGACCTCAAAAAAGCCGAAAAGCGCAGTCACAGGCATCGCAAG ACGAAACTTAAAATTTGTCTCATCATCAGTATAATAATTATCATTTTGTTACtgatatttatttttttgtaa
- the LOC117217945 gene encoding condensin-2 complex subunit D3, protein MESLKIFDEFKFSDLNEDWIQSVWDTEFMIYNEPPDEYLMFIESEDMRLLLHETCTIVKDWLTTGKDQNNPERCSEISWNTLIIMDIKVRALLAILGYIMKSGQGKEADDDSRQSCLYATNLYFILLAIPGSSAFNVFHPNLYQRAIETIKINSGQLQPLVKKRSKAVNLDDFNITDEMRNDNIALSPNEKETLTKNLNVIVCSLITMIKTFWFKDHVQSLDDTVSGLLEVTKVENDCTDPSCYNRQNGTVEVLLIKNSYAALQELCDSKHGPVKVTITIIAKYILPRLLCSPMDLQSKFIMNVRECTINFLKVLLNEHDKEATVAIITLIQHLMLNCPDRLEARQKQAGVLIKLFGICKQNIIIEAFRNVILLTHHNKIPLRIFAQEIIGKLLIESFLVDCSMTVSLKAKVKRVFVAVVLSRCMDCSSMVRGKAMAIIAEFTEFSHETDKEIFKIIFENSEPDKMFLTFQDIKDALSEDTDLLPGSNVLLSMLIERIEDERAAIRRSTLQIFKNLVLMSPSLMNETVPVISRRCRDPTLTVRRYAVQVLSQLLERFSDNSQLLDEWVQTVIPQIFDVEIKVQEKVLDYLHELLLNRIVFSSKNTNNIAENLPWKILNTITNVKMRRHLSKACNLWVKNGTITTSVIKSIQSHIGTTNNIGAWILLAALAENTQLPNMNKYISNYKEIFEEDNFYTSLVLQVLKHSWKSLDNEILEGLHVYLYQCLEQFKINFGLISISLDIIHNIIQFLNPDTGTSLLDFNVLNLIKLSEAEITKIFKNEDQALEAAPYYLKAMFTLGYATLLCTHKISPLTLRILQGILLEWESLPEAIKEIKELQASAVVILGQQAMRDREIAKEMVPIFGKLMRQETNLSSVFQIAVKINTAKALADICVRFTALVEPYLSDMCVSMKDSSPQVREAIMVIFIQLLLEDYIKIKGPFFFHILTMLSDSDNMIRELTTFLIEERLLIKNKTLISQQFLQSIYHYNNYQSHLKIYDQRMREKERKALTLPGKRNEEKRRTIYDFMLDHLDPPGKIKLLVKITSQILGGACADSIDVKKEEGMYVLKDALYVVSNERLRPSSLNKQTDDDQPENEDSAIQQITPASSAITIIIEGMKKHGLEVLLPLLIKLRKKLSFSKSPVENEVKRLLVKTYSEYNKDQLSNLFNEYPNLEKELDRLKRQVGEIVSEDENSCEEGNSPSDTANQISSTKISDVRACNLSPVVLLERVPISQLLSLNNSPTNNSLLSGNHSVEWNPISTVLTVRPRSPSEPGPSTSTQKSKEYELEYELNNSIDNVSKARKINIKRKLTETNISQFQDDSESD, encoded by the exons ATGGAatctttaaaaatatttgacgAATTTAAATTCAGTGATCTCAACGAAGACTGGATTCAATCTGTTTGGGATACAGAATTTATGATTTATAATGAACCACCTGATGAGTATCTAATGTTCATAGAAAGTGAGGATATGAGACTGCTTTTGCACGAGACTTGCACCATTGTGAAAGATTGGTTAACCACAGGCAAAGACCAGAACAATCCTGAACGATGTTCAGAGATCTCCTGGAATACGTTGATCATAATGGATATAAAAGTACGTGCTTTACTAGCAATATTGGGTTACATAATGAAGAGCGGACAAGGTAAAGAAGCTGATGATGATTCTAGACAATCTTGTCTTTATGcaactaatttatattttatacttttggCTATTCCTGGTAGTAGCGCTTTCAATGTGTTTCATCCGAACTTATATCAACGTGCTATTGAAACCATTAAAATAAATTCTGGCCAATTGCAGCCGCTTGTTAAGAAACGTTCCAAAGCAGTGAATTTAGATGATTTTAATATAACAGATGAGATGAGAAATGATAATATTGCTCTTTCACCTAATGAAAAGGAAACATTGACAAAAAATTTAAATGTTATTGTTTGTAGTCTGATTACAATGATAAAAACATTTTGGTTTAAAGACCATGTACAGTCATTAGATGACACTGTTAGTGGTTTACTAGAAGTAACAAAGGTAGAAAATGATTGCACAGATCCTTCTTGTTACAACAGGCAGAATGGTACAGTGGAAGTATTATTGATAAAGAATTCATATGCAGCATTGCAAGAACTGTGCGATAGTAAACATGGACCTGTTAAGGTTACTATAACAATCATAGCTAAGTATATATTACCTCGTTTGTTGTGTAGTCCCATGGACTTGCAATCAAAGTTTATAATGAATGTACGTGAGTGTAccataaattttttaaaagtttTATTAAATGAACACGATAAAGAAGCAACAGTTGCAATTATTACATTAAtacagcatttgatgctgaactgtCCAGATAGACTTGAAGCACGTCAAAAGCAAGCTGGTGTACTAATAAAGCTCTTTGGAATATGTAAGCAAAACATCATAATTGAAGCCTTTAGAAATGTAATATTACTAACGCATCATAATAAAATACCTCTGAGAATATTTGCTCAAGAAATAATTGGCAAATTATTGATAGAATCTTTTTTGGTTGATTGTAGTATGACTGTTAGTCTGAAAGCTAAAGTTAAAAGAGTCTTTGTTGCTGTTGTATTAAGTAGATGCATGGATTGTTCAAGTATGGTGAGAGGAAAAGCTATGGCAATAATTGCAGAATTCACAGAATTCAGTCATGAGACGGATAaggaaatatttaaaataattttcgaaaaCTCTGAACCTGATAAAATGTTCCTCACATTCCAAGATATAAAAGATGCTTTATCCGAAGACACTGATCTATTACCAGGCTCTAATGTTTTGTTATCCATGCTAATAGAACGAATTGAAGATGAGAGAGCAGCAATCAGAAGAAGCAcattacaaatttttaagaatttGGTCTTAATGTCTCCCAGTTTGATGAACGAAACGGTCCCTGTAATTAGCCGCCGTTGTAGAGACCCAACGCTAACTGTGCGTCGATATGCTGTACAAGTATTATCTCAGCTTTTGGAAAGGTTCTCAGACAATTCACAACTTTTAGATGAATGGGTACAAACTGTTATACCACAGATATTCGATGTTGAGATCAAAGTACAGGAAAAGGTGCTAGATTACTTACATGAGTTATTGCTAAACAGAATAGTATTTTCTTCTAAAAATACTAACAATATAGCTGAAAATTTACCATGGAAAATTTTGAATACAATAACTAATGTGAAAATGCGGCGACATTTGTCAAAAGCTTGTAACTTGTGGGTGAAGAATGGTACTATCACTACTTCTGTAATAAAGAGCATACAGTCACATATTGGGACGACCAATAACATAGGAGCTTGGATTTTGCTAGCTGCATTAGCTGAAAATACTCAGCTACCAAATATgaacaaatatatttcaaacTACAAGGAAATCTTTGAAGAGGATAATTTTTATACCAGCTTGGTTCTGCAGGTTTTGAAGCACTCTTGGAAGTCCTTGGATAACGAAATTTTGGAAGGTCTTCACGTTTACTTGTACCAATGTCTAGAGCAGTTCAAAATCAATTTTGGTTTAATCAGCATTTCATTGGATATTATACACAATATAATACAGTTTCTGAATCCTGATACAGGAACTAGTTTGCTAGATTTTAATGTGCTGAATTTAATCAAATTGTCGGAGGCAGAAATCACAAAAATCTTTAAGAACGAGGACCAAGCTTTAGAAGCAGCACCATATTATTTAAAAGCTATGTTCACTTTGGGGTACGCTACTCTTTTATGTACTCATAAAATATCACCGTTAACGTTACGAATTTTGCAAGGAATATTGCTAGAATGGGAATCACTTCCAGAAGCTATAAAGGAGATAAAGGAATTACAAGCGTCGGCAGTCGTCATTCTTGGCCAGCAAGCGATGAGGGATCGGGAGATTGCAAAAGAAATGGTTCCAATATTCGGCAAACTAATGAGACAAGAGACAAACTTGAGTTCGGTTTTTCAAATCGCTGTAAAAATAAATACCGCAAAGGCTTTGGCTGATATTTGCGTTAGGTTCACCGCACTAGTTGAACCGTATTTATCAGATATGTGTGTCAGCATGAAGGACTCAAGTCCACAAGTCAGGGAAGCTATCATGGTAATATTCATCCAACTTCTTCTTGAAGACTACATCAAAATTAAGGGCCCATTCTTCTTTCACATATTGACCATGTTGTCGGACTCGGACAATATGATACGCGAGTTGACGACTTTTCTTATAGAAGAAAGGCTtctgataaaaaataaaactttGATATCGCAACAATTTTTACAAAGcatatatcattataataattatcaatCACATCTCAAAATTTATGATCAAAGAATGcgcgaaaaagagagaaaagcaTTAACGCTACCTGGAAAAAGGAACGAAGAGAAACGAAGAACGATATATGACTTTATGCTGGATCACTTGGATCCTCCAGGAAAGATAAAGTTACTTGTAAAAATAACTAGTCAGATACTTGGCGGAGCTTGCGCCGATTCAATCGACGTTAAGAAAGAGGAAGGAATGTATGTTTTGAAAGATGCATTATATGTTGTTAGCAATGAGCGGTTAAGACCGTCGTCTCTGAACAAACAAACTGACGATGATCAACCAGAAAATGAAGATTCTGCGATTCAACAAATCACACCTGCCAGCAGTGCAATAACTATTATCATCGAAGGAATGAAGAAACATGGTTTAGAAGTTCTGTTGCCTCTATTAATAaaactaaggaaaaagttatctTTTTCAAAATCTCCGGTGGAGAATGAAGTGAAGAGGCTTCTGGTCAAAACTTATTCAGAATATAACAAGGACCAATTGTCTAATTTATTCAACGAATATCCAAACTTAGAGAAAGAATTGGACAGGTTAAAGAG ACAAGTGGGAGAAATTGTTTCTGAAGATGAGAACTCCTGTGAAGAAGGAAATTCTCCGTCTGACACAGCAAACCAGATTTCGTCTACCAAGATATCAGATGTAAGGGCTTGTAATTTGAGCCCTGTAGTTTTGTTGGAACGTGTCCCAATTTCTCAACTTTTAAGTCTGAATAATTCACCAACCAACAATTCTCTGCTTTCGGGAAATCATTCTGTCGAATGGAATCCGATTTCAACAGTACTAACTGTACGACCACGTTCACCCTCAGAGCCTGGTCCTAGCACCAGTACACAAAAATCGAAAGAGTACGAATTAGAGTACGAATTGAACAACTCGATCGACAACGTTTCGAAAGCTAGAAAGATAAACATAAAACGTAAACTGACAGAAACAAATATTTCTCAATTTCAAGATGACAGTGAGTCTGATTAG
- the LOC117217949 gene encoding uncharacterized protein LOC117217949 isoform X3, protein MMIGIIDTRAPLKVETKESPWDVELHLAAARGDAKRLRVLLDSGRVHVDCKDKDGTTPLILAAAGGHIEAVTELLQQGADPNARRLTGTTALFFAAQGGYMDIAGLLLEHGAAVDSCSIDGATALFIAAQNGHVRILEVLLEHGAKTDAARTDGATPLWIGAQMGHDHVVRRLLKAGAKVDATRHDGATPLFKAAHKGHTAVVGELLKYRPSLGILPNGESALHAAALTGQMTVARQLVGAGADPLLVNQEGVTPLQLAVRHSQTQVANYLKDKVRTRTGTS, encoded by the exons ATGATGATTGGAATAATCGATACTCGCGCACCGCTGAAAGTGGAAACG AAAGAATCTCCGTGGGACGTGGAGCTGCACTTGGCCGCAGCCCGCGGCGACGCTAAACGTCTGCGGGTCCTCCTGGACTCGGGACGGGTCCACGTCGACTGCAAGGACAAG GATGGAACGACTCCTTTGATACTGGCCGCCGCCGGAGGGCACATCGAGGCTGTCACCGAATTGCTGCAACAAGGGGCGGATCCTAATGCCAGAAGGCTG ACCGGCACCACGGCGCTGTTCTTCGCCGCCCAGGGTGGCTACATGGACATCGCCGGACTTTTATTGGAGCACGGCGCCGCGGTGGACTCGTGCAGCATA GATGGAGCAACGGCCCTCTTCATCGCAGCCCAGAACGGCCACGTGCGTATCCTAGAGGTTCTTCTGGAGCACGGGGCGAAGACGGACGCCGCTCGAACCGATGGTGCCACGCCTTTATGGATAGGAGCGCAAATGGGGCACGATCACGTCGTGAGAAGGCTTCTGAAAGCTGGCGCGAAGGTCGATGCCACCAGACAC GATGGAGCAACCCCGCTGTTTAAGGCGGCTCATAAGGGACACACTGCCGTGGTCGGGGAACTCCTCAAGTACCGTCCGTCCCTCGGGATTCTTCCA AACGGTGAAAGCGCGCTTCACGCAGCAGCCTTAACAGGACAAATGACAGTGGCGAGGCAACTCGTGGGAGCAGGCGCGGACCCTCTGCTTGTCAACCAGGAGGGTGTCACACCTCTTCAGTTGGCAGTTAGGCACTCGCAGACTCAAGTCGCGAATTATCTGAAGGATAAAGTTAGGACACGAACCGGGACGTCTTAG
- the LOC117217949 gene encoding uncharacterized protein LOC117217949 isoform X4, whose product MMIGIIDTRAPLKVETKESPWDVELHLAAARGDAKRLRVLLDSGRVHVDCKDKDGTTPLILAAAGGHIEAVTELLQQGADPNARRLDGATALFIAAQNGHVRILEVLLEHGAKTDAARTDGATPLWIGAQMGHDHVVRRLLKAGAKVDATRHDGATPLFKAAHKGHTAVVGELLKYRPSLGILPNGESALHAAALTGQMTVARQLVGAGADPLLVNQEGVTPLQLAVRHSQTQVANYLKDKVRTRTGTS is encoded by the exons ATGATGATTGGAATAATCGATACTCGCGCACCGCTGAAAGTGGAAACG AAAGAATCTCCGTGGGACGTGGAGCTGCACTTGGCCGCAGCCCGCGGCGACGCTAAACGTCTGCGGGTCCTCCTGGACTCGGGACGGGTCCACGTCGACTGCAAGGACAAG GATGGAACGACTCCTTTGATACTGGCCGCCGCCGGAGGGCACATCGAGGCTGTCACCGAATTGCTGCAACAAGGGGCGGATCCTAATGCCAGAAGGCTG GATGGAGCAACGGCCCTCTTCATCGCAGCCCAGAACGGCCACGTGCGTATCCTAGAGGTTCTTCTGGAGCACGGGGCGAAGACGGACGCCGCTCGAACCGATGGTGCCACGCCTTTATGGATAGGAGCGCAAATGGGGCACGATCACGTCGTGAGAAGGCTTCTGAAAGCTGGCGCGAAGGTCGATGCCACCAGACAC GATGGAGCAACCCCGCTGTTTAAGGCGGCTCATAAGGGACACACTGCCGTGGTCGGGGAACTCCTCAAGTACCGTCCGTCCCTCGGGATTCTTCCA AACGGTGAAAGCGCGCTTCACGCAGCAGCCTTAACAGGACAAATGACAGTGGCGAGGCAACTCGTGGGAGCAGGCGCGGACCCTCTGCTTGTCAACCAGGAGGGTGTCACACCTCTTCAGTTGGCAGTTAGGCACTCGCAGACTCAAGTCGCGAATTATCTGAAGGATAAAGTTAGGACACGAACCGGGACGTCTTAG
- the LOC117217949 gene encoding uncharacterized protein LOC117217949 isoform X2, with product MSMKKESPWDVELHLAAARGDAKRLRVLLDSGRVHVDCKDKDGTTPLILAAAGGHIEAVTELLQQGADPNARRLTGTTALFFAAQGGYMDIAGLLLEHGAAVDSCSIDGGTPLFVACQCGHLDVVEGLIERGANPNAHMKDGATALFIAAQNGHVRILEVLLEHGAKTDAARTDGATPLWIGAQMGHDHVVRRLLKAGAKVDATRHDGATPLFKAAHKGHTAVVGELLKYRPSLGILPNGESALHAAALTGQMTVARQLVGAGADPLLVNQEGVTPLQLAVRHSQTQVANYLKDKVRTRTGTS from the exons ATGTCTATGAAG AAAGAATCTCCGTGGGACGTGGAGCTGCACTTGGCCGCAGCCCGCGGCGACGCTAAACGTCTGCGGGTCCTCCTGGACTCGGGACGGGTCCACGTCGACTGCAAGGACAAG GATGGAACGACTCCTTTGATACTGGCCGCCGCCGGAGGGCACATCGAGGCTGTCACCGAATTGCTGCAACAAGGGGCGGATCCTAATGCCAGAAGGCTG ACCGGCACCACGGCGCTGTTCTTCGCCGCCCAGGGTGGCTACATGGACATCGCCGGACTTTTATTGGAGCACGGCGCCGCGGTGGACTCGTGCAGCATA GACGGCGGCACCCCACTTTTCGTCGCGTGCCAGTGCGGTCACCTGGACGTGGTGGAGGGTCTGATCGAAAGAGGCGCCAATCCGAACGCTCACATGAAG GATGGAGCAACGGCCCTCTTCATCGCAGCCCAGAACGGCCACGTGCGTATCCTAGAGGTTCTTCTGGAGCACGGGGCGAAGACGGACGCCGCTCGAACCGATGGTGCCACGCCTTTATGGATAGGAGCGCAAATGGGGCACGATCACGTCGTGAGAAGGCTTCTGAAAGCTGGCGCGAAGGTCGATGCCACCAGACAC GATGGAGCAACCCCGCTGTTTAAGGCGGCTCATAAGGGACACACTGCCGTGGTCGGGGAACTCCTCAAGTACCGTCCGTCCCTCGGGATTCTTCCA AACGGTGAAAGCGCGCTTCACGCAGCAGCCTTAACAGGACAAATGACAGTGGCGAGGCAACTCGTGGGAGCAGGCGCGGACCCTCTGCTTGTCAACCAGGAGGGTGTCACACCTCTTCAGTTGGCAGTTAGGCACTCGCAGACTCAAGTCGCGAATTATCTGAAGGATAAAGTTAGGACACGAACCGGGACGTCTTAG
- the LOC117217949 gene encoding uncharacterized protein LOC117217949 isoform X1 — MMIGIIDTRAPLKVETKESPWDVELHLAAARGDAKRLRVLLDSGRVHVDCKDKDGTTPLILAAAGGHIEAVTELLQQGADPNARRLTGTTALFFAAQGGYMDIAGLLLEHGAAVDSCSIDGGTPLFVACQCGHLDVVEGLIERGANPNAHMKDGATALFIAAQNGHVRILEVLLEHGAKTDAARTDGATPLWIGAQMGHDHVVRRLLKAGAKVDATRHDGATPLFKAAHKGHTAVVGELLKYRPSLGILPNGESALHAAALTGQMTVARQLVGAGADPLLVNQEGVTPLQLAVRHSQTQVANYLKDKVRTRTGTS, encoded by the exons ATGATGATTGGAATAATCGATACTCGCGCACCGCTGAAAGTGGAAACG AAAGAATCTCCGTGGGACGTGGAGCTGCACTTGGCCGCAGCCCGCGGCGACGCTAAACGTCTGCGGGTCCTCCTGGACTCGGGACGGGTCCACGTCGACTGCAAGGACAAG GATGGAACGACTCCTTTGATACTGGCCGCCGCCGGAGGGCACATCGAGGCTGTCACCGAATTGCTGCAACAAGGGGCGGATCCTAATGCCAGAAGGCTG ACCGGCACCACGGCGCTGTTCTTCGCCGCCCAGGGTGGCTACATGGACATCGCCGGACTTTTATTGGAGCACGGCGCCGCGGTGGACTCGTGCAGCATA GACGGCGGCACCCCACTTTTCGTCGCGTGCCAGTGCGGTCACCTGGACGTGGTGGAGGGTCTGATCGAAAGAGGCGCCAATCCGAACGCTCACATGAAG GATGGAGCAACGGCCCTCTTCATCGCAGCCCAGAACGGCCACGTGCGTATCCTAGAGGTTCTTCTGGAGCACGGGGCGAAGACGGACGCCGCTCGAACCGATGGTGCCACGCCTTTATGGATAGGAGCGCAAATGGGGCACGATCACGTCGTGAGAAGGCTTCTGAAAGCTGGCGCGAAGGTCGATGCCACCAGACAC GATGGAGCAACCCCGCTGTTTAAGGCGGCTCATAAGGGACACACTGCCGTGGTCGGGGAACTCCTCAAGTACCGTCCGTCCCTCGGGATTCTTCCA AACGGTGAAAGCGCGCTTCACGCAGCAGCCTTAACAGGACAAATGACAGTGGCGAGGCAACTCGTGGGAGCAGGCGCGGACCCTCTGCTTGTCAACCAGGAGGGTGTCACACCTCTTCAGTTGGCAGTTAGGCACTCGCAGACTCAAGTCGCGAATTATCTGAAGGATAAAGTTAGGACACGAACCGGGACGTCTTAG
- the LOC117217952 gene encoding RPA-interacting protein A — MENVILSPTMLSKFKSLECARKMRSGSYRWQHALRERCQRRMREKRGQRFNGGRYGLIFSKSYDFPMDILEANELENDKIKKEELWILEEYEKLCQEELEALTSTDEVICPMCQKSNLAEVARQVTCTSCAFKLNNTNLQEVGYLISETVNSHSTTCTKVPGLMPLTENSIECLYLFCDECSTLMPILKIE; from the exons ATGGAGAACGTTATTCTCAGTCCAACGATGTTATCAAAATTTAAATCTCTAGAATGCGCGAGAAAAATGAGAAGTGGATCGTATAGGTGGCAACACGCACTTCGAGAG AGATGTCAACGAAGAATGCGAGAGAAAAGGGGACAAAGGTTTAACGGAGGCAGATATGGTTTGATTTTTAGCAAATCGTACGACTTTCCTATGGATATTCTAGAAGCTAATGAACTTGAAAATGATAAGATTAAGAAAGAGG AACTTTGGATTTTGGAAGAGTATGAAAAATTGTGTCAGGAAGAATTAGAGGCATTAACATCAACTGACGAGGTAATTTGTCCTATGTGTCAGAAATCTAATCTTGCAGAAGTAGCGAGACAAGTAACTTGTACATCTTGTGCCTTCAAATTGAACAATACGAACCTACAAGAGGTAGGGTATTTAATAAGTGAAACTGTAAACAGTCATTCCACAACGTGTACAAAAGTACCAGGTTTAATGCCACTAACTGAAAACAGTATTGAATGTTTGTATTTATTTTGCGATGAATGTTCAACATTAATGCCAATActcaaaattgaataa